The following are encoded in a window of Struthio camelus isolate bStrCam1 chromosome Z, bStrCam1.hap1, whole genome shotgun sequence genomic DNA:
- the SMC2 gene encoding structural maintenance of chromosomes protein 2 has translation MHIKSIIIEGFKSYAQRTEINSFDPLFNAITGLNGSGKSNILDSICFLLGIANLSQVRAANLQDLVYKNGQAGITKATVSITFDNSDKKQSPLGFEANDEIIVTRQVVIGGRNKYLINGVNATNTRVQDLFCSVGLNVNNPHFLIMQGRITKVLNMKPPEILAMIEEAAGTRMYECKKIAAQKTIEKKEAKLKEIQTILEEEITPTLQKLKEERSSYLEYQKVTRAIEHLSRLYIAYQFVQAEETKVCSADALKEMQANIGQLRESIAESEKKMRQLNEEIAEMEKKRDKEFGGTLRSLESALSEIQRVDTRAQSALDLKKQNLKSEENKRKELLKSMEEDSKALVSKEKEVKKMQEELNALQEASKKDADALAVAQKHFNAMSAGLSSNDDGEEATLAEQMMICKNDISKAVTEAKQAEMKLKYAQQELKTKQAEVKKMDGGYKKDQEAFEAVRKMKEKLENEMKKLNYEDIKEETLLAKKKELTRDISRLKELYEGLMAKFPNLHFEYKDPEKNWNPNHVKGLVASLIIVKDISTAKALEVVAGGKLYNVVVDTEVTGKKLLEKGELKRRYTIIPLNRISARCVGQETVKLAKSLVGNDNLHLALSLVGYESELQKAMEYVFGTTLVCDNMDNAKRVTFDKRIMTKSVTLEGDTFDPQGTLSGGASSQATPILSKLQEMKDVEVELRAKESELETVEKELASLKNVAERYQQLKQQWEMKSEEAELLQTKLQQSAYHKQEEELEALKKTIEQCEETLRKTKESQKKAEEKYKVLENKMKNAEAEREKELKDAQQKLDGTKKKADASSKKTKEKQQEAEALILELEELKREQSTYKQQMEAADEAIKSYQKQVNAMAAEVSKTKESVEKAQKELAKQKEIIAVQDKEIKAKSAETVIYREQNNELQLKVKALEHNISKHEQETTEAAAKVARMLKEYEWIASEKPLFGQPNTAYDFKTNNPKEAGQKLQKLQEKKEKLGRNVNMRAMNMLSEAEERYNDLMKKKRIVENDKSKILATIEELDQKKNEALYIAWQKVNKDFGSIFSTLLPGAKAMLAASKCQNVLDGLEFRVALGNTWKENLTELSGGQRSLVALSLILAMLLFKPAPIYILDEVDAALDLSHTQNIGQMLHNHFRHSQFIVVSLKDGMFNNANVLYKTKFVDGVSTVTRHDQSQNRSNTSAGSKASNTLSKEKTQALGKSVK, from the exons ATGCACATCAAATCAATTATCATTGAAGGATTTAAGTCCTATGCTCAGAGGACAGAAATCAACAGTTTTGATCCATTATTCAATGCCATTACTGGGCTGAATGGCAGTGGCAAGTCCAACATCTTGGACTCTATCTGTTTCCTGTTGGGCATCGCCAACCTATCTCAG GTGCGAGCTGCCAACTTGCAGGACCTAGTTTATAAAAATGGGCAAGCTGGAATTACTAAAGCAACCGTTTCTATCACCTTTGATAATTCTGACAAGAAACAAAGTCCATTGGGATTTGAAGCTAACGATGAGATTATTGTCACTAGGCAG GTTGTCATTGGAGGTAGAAATAAGTATCTCATCAATGGTGTAAATGCTACCAACACCCGTGTGCAGGATCTCTTCTGTTCTGTTGGACTCAATGTCAATAATCCTCACTTCCTCATTATGCAG GGACGAATTACCAAAGTTCTAAACATGAAACCACCAGAG atCTTAGCTATGATTGAAGAAGCAGCTGGCACTAGGATGTATGAATGCAAGAAAATAGCTGCCCAGAAGACCATAGAGAAAAAGGAAGCCAAACTGAAAGAAATTCAAACG ATCTTGGAGGAGGAGATCACTCCAACTTTACAGAAACTGAAAGAG GAACGATCATCCTATCTAGAGTACCAAAAAGTAACACGAGCAATAGAGCATTTAAGCCGCCTGTATATTGCTTATCAGTTTGTTCAGGCTGAAGAGACAAAGGTATGCTCTGCTGATGCATTAAAGGAAATGCAGGCTAATATAGGGCAGCTCCGGGAATCAATAgctgaaagtgaaaagaaaatgagacaacTTAATGAAGAAatagcagaaatggaaaagaaaagagataag GAATTTGGTGGGACGCTCCGTTCATTAGAAAGTGCTCTTTCAGAAATTCAGAGAGTTGATACTAGAGCGCAAAGTGCTCTTGATCTCAAGAAGCAAAacttaaaaagtgaagaaaataaacGCAAAGAACTGTTAAAAAGTATGGAGGAG GATTCTAAAGCATTGGTgtcaaaggagaaagaagtgaagaaaatGCAGGAGGAACTAAACGCTTTACAGGAAGCAAGTAAAAAAGATGCAGATGCTTTAGCTGtagcacaaaaacattttaatgctATGTCTGCTGGCCTGTCCAGCAATGACGATGGTGAAGAAGCCACTCTTGCTGAACAGATGATGATCTGCAAAAATGATATCAGCAAAGCAGTAACAGAGGCCAAACAG GctgaaatgaagctgaaataCGCACAACAGGAATTAAAGACGAAACAAGCTGAAGTTAAAAAGATGGATGGGGGCTACAAGAAAGACCAAGAAGCATTTGAAgctgtaagaaaaatgaaagaaaaacttgaaaatgaaatgaagaagctGAACTATGAAG acataaaagaagaaacacttttAGCAAAGAAGAAGGAATTGACTCGTGATATCAGTCGGCTGAAAGAATTATATGAAGGCTTGATGGCCAAGTTTCCCAATCTACATTTTGAATACAA AGATCCAGAAAAAAATTGGAATCCAAACCATGTTAAAGGCCTTGTTGCATCTCTTATCATTGTGAAAGACATATCCACAGCAAAAGCCCTTGAAGTGGTGGCTGGAGGAAAACTCTATAATGTCGTTGTGGACACAGAG GTTACTGGTAAAAAACTTCTAGAAAAGGGTGAACTAAAGCGACGATACACCATCATTCCACTAAACAGAATTTCGGCTAGGTGCGTGGGTCAGGAAACTGTCAAGCTGGCCAAAAGCTTG GTCGGCAATGATAACTTGCATTTGGCCCTTTCTCTAGTTGGGTATGAATCTGAACTGCAGAAGGCAATGGAATATGTATTTGGAACAACACTGGTCTGTGATAACATGGATAATGCTAAGAGAGTGACCTTTGACAAAAGGATAATGACAAAAAGTGTTACGCTTGAAGGAGATACTTTTGACCCCCAGGGCACTCTAAGTGGAG GTGCGTCCTCACAGGCTACACCAATATTGTCTAAACTTCAAGAAATGAAAGATGTTGAAGTAGAACTCAGAGCAAAGGAATCTGAACTTGAAACTGTAGAAAAAGAGCTGGCAAGCTTAAAGAATGTTGCTGAAAG GTACCAGCAACTCAAGCAGCAGTGGGAGATGAAGTCTGAAGAAGCAGAGCTACTGCAAACTAAGCTTCAGCAAAGTGCTTATCACAAACAAGAAGAAGAACTGGAAGCCCTGAAGAAAACCATTG agcagtgtgaaGAGACATTAAGGAAAACCAAAGAgagtcagaagaaagcagaagaaaagtacAAGGTATTAGAGAACAAAATGAAGAATGCAGAAGCAGAGCGTGAAAAAGAACTAAAAGATGCCCAGCAGAAACTAGATGGCACCAAGAAAAAAGCAGATGCttcaagcaaaaaaacaaaagaaaagcagcag GAAGCTGAGGCGTTAATTCTGGAACTTGAGGAGCTAAAACGAGAACAGTCCACCTACAAACAGCAGATGGAAGCTGCAGATGAAGCTATCAAATCCTACCAGAAGCAGGTTAATGCTATGGCAGCTGAGGTGTCCAAGACCAAG gagtCTGTAGAGAAAGCCCAGAAGGAGCTGGCCAAGCAGAAGGAGATCATTGCTGTACAGGATAAGGAGATTAAAGCCAAATCTGCAGAGACAGTAATATACAGAGAACAAAACAATGAATTGCAGCTTAAGGTTAAAGCGTTAGAACACAACATCAGCAAACATGAACAAGAGACtactgaagctgctgctaag GTGGCCAGAATGTTGAAAGAGTATGAATGGATAGCTTCAGAGAAACCACTCTTTGGTCAGCCAAACACAGCCTATGacttcaaaacaaacaacccTAAAGAAGCTGgtcagaagctgcagaaattgcaggagaagaaagagaagctggGACGAAACGTGAACATGAGAGCTATGAATATGCTTTCTGAAGCAGAGGAGAGG TACAATgacttaatgaagaaaaaaagaattgtagaGAATGATAAGTCTAAAATTCTTGCAACTATTGAAGAGCTTGACCAGAAGAAAAACGAAGCGTTATACATCGCTTGGCAAAAG GTGAACAAAGACTTTGGTTCAATTTTCTCGACACTACTACCGGGAGCCAAAGCTATGTTGGCAGCCTCTAAATGTCAAAATGTCTTAGATGGTCTGGAGTTCAGAGTGGCCTTAGGAAACACATGGAAGGAAAATTTAACAGAACTTAGTGGAGGTCAAAG ATCGTTGGTGGCTTTGTCTTTGATCTTAGCCATGCTTCTCTTCAAACCTGCCCCAATTTACATCTTGGATGAAGTGGATGCAGCCCTTGATCTCTCTCATACCCAGAATATCGGACAGATGCTACATAATCATTTCAGACACTCCCAG ttTATTGTGGTATCCTTGAAGGATGGAATGTTCAACAATGCTAATGTCCTCTACAAGACCAAGTTTGTGGATGGAGTATCCACTGTTACAAGACATGATCAATCTCAGAATAGAAGTAACACATCTGCAGGCAGCAAAGCCAGTAATACGCTGTCAAAAGAGAAGACTCAGGCACTAGGAAAATCTGTCAAATGA